ATTGAAGCATAATTCCTAAACTAGCAAGAGAAAGTCCTTTGGTTGTCTTAAATCCTTCAAAATTAGTGTTAATTTGTGGCCGCGGCGGGCGTACAGCAATATTATCTCCCCTACTCTCTTCGTATAAAGGGTATAACTTTGCAATATCATCACTAGAATCGCCATTTTCAATACTTCCTACATAAGATCGTATTTCTTCTTTAACCTCCATTCTCAACTTTGCCTTTTCTTCTTCTCTCCTTCTGATTCGCTCTTTTCTTTCTTGTTCTTCTTGTCTAAATAACCTCTCTATATATTCTTGTTGTCGTTTGAGTTGCAGTTTGCGTTCTTTTTCTGTTTTCTCTTTTTCTTTTTTTTCTTCTTCTTCGTCTTTCACATTTTTTGACGCATTAAATTCAAAATTTTTGCTTGCTAATCTTATTTTTTCGCCATATTTTTCTTTTGTCGTCGTATAATTTTTCTTATACTTATGCGAGTACCAATCTTTGAATCGGCCCTCCCATATGAGATCATAATCGTTTATTACGCCATCTTTTCTTTTCATCATCATCCACACTTTGTACTTGTATCTGTTGCCAAATTGTTTTATAAAGTGTTTCAAAATATCTTCGATGTCATATTCTTTCCCATACTCATTTATGGCAGTCTCCAAATTTAGCAGGGCGTTTATGTAAGTTGAATCGTTGTTGCTCAGCTCTTTTACCTGTTGCATATAGTTTCTGCTTATTTTGTGCACATCGATCAGTCTAGTTTTTACACCAATTCGTTTAAATTGCACTTTTTCACTTTTTTGTTTACCGCTTTTTGGTTTTTCACATGAAAGACTTTTTGCAGAGTTTTTCTCTAAAAAGTTTTTAGAATTCTCTTTATTTACATTGCTTATATTAGCTTTATTAATAACGTCCGGTGTTTGCACATGCGAAATTATACCCATACGATTTTTATGAAGTTGTTCGTTGTTTTTTTCTTCTATTTTTTTTGTAATAAATTTTGTAGTTTTTGAATTTATATTTTTGGGTTCGTTATCAAAAGG
This sequence is a window from Borrelia duttonii Ly. Protein-coding genes within it:
- a CDS encoding plasmid maintenance protein, whose amino-acid sequence is MLSISKDNNKFKHKIPKGQINAILKNLVKLNIYKDPNNSQTIRMSYVKLQIIKMLKRYNRIIKIYWAINTKNTNYKQSMGVEEYSACDIQKIVLKLLENDSAKKVCKRTLELDIKLLNNLNLIKSKIIRFGKGKGSVSYYVQNMELMPTHKDAILEYLTQMLQDNLKDKIIIGNFDLNEPFDNEPKNINSKTTKFITKKIEEKNNEQLHKNRMGIISHVQTPDVINKANISNVNKENSKNFLEKNSAKSLSCEKPKSGKQKSEKVQFKRIGVKTRLIDVHKISRNYMQQVKELSNNDSTYINALLNLETAINEYGKEYDIEDILKHFIKQFGNRYKYKVWMMMKRKDGVINDYDLIWEGRFKDWYSHKYKKNYTTTKEKYGEKIRLASKNFEFNASKNVKDEEEEKKEKEKTEKERKLQLKRQQEYIERLFRQEEQERKERIRRREEEKAKLRMEVKEEIRSYVGSIENGDSSDDIAKLYPLYEESRGDNIAVRPPRPQINTNFEGFKTTKGLSLASLGIMLQ